A genomic segment from Rubrobacter tropicus encodes:
- a CDS encoding VanW family protein: MRGRGSRYAYSRRSRYARRRGFAVVTMVACFLLVGFLLVDLLGSEGDIQRGVRIGDVDVGGMSKDEARGAVERNASETFEEISFGTGPDAVSMNAEDLGVRVNTDAAANEAYAVGRGGLFEKIGSYFGTTQVDLEAGYDREAAQATVDRIAGDFNREPKDATFTVADSGDVVVQEAKNGRMLDEQATLANLEGALQNMSGRVPLAEGPAPEPEITTAEIQKSKPEQVIGEYQTDFRWDSNPNRKENMKLAAGAVDNTVVKPGEVFSFNELAAELDYKEAKTFSNGGVGIDNGGGLCQVSSTLYMAAQYAGLEIVEREPHYAVLPYIKPGFDATVWFGDEYGNGAIDVRFKNTTEAPILIREWVDDEGFLNAQILGQPTGKKVQMTTEKIFEDTTRGIRWDTYKKVTENGEVTYDDMIHTYTYSYNPPPPEDGPHYDTSAPRVAGWDDPGNTTGWAEVPE, translated from the coding sequence TTGCGCGGCCGCGGCTCCCGGTACGCCTATAGCCGCAGGTCGCGGTACGCCCGGAGGCGCGGGTTCGCGGTCGTGACGATGGTGGCCTGCTTCCTGCTGGTCGGTTTCCTCTTGGTCGATCTCTTGGGCAGCGAGGGTGACATCCAGCGCGGCGTCCGGATCGGGGACGTCGACGTCGGCGGGATGAGCAAGGACGAAGCCCGCGGTGCCGTGGAACGAAACGCCTCCGAGACTTTCGAGGAGATCTCCTTCGGAACGGGCCCGGACGCCGTTTCCATGAACGCCGAGGATCTGGGCGTCAGGGTGAACACGGATGCAGCCGCAAACGAGGCCTACGCTGTCGGACGTGGCGGCCTCTTTGAGAAGATCGGCTCCTACTTCGGGACGACTCAGGTAGACCTCGAGGCCGGCTATGACAGGGAGGCGGCCCAGGCGACTGTCGACAGGATCGCCGGCGACTTCAACCGGGAGCCCAAAGACGCCACGTTCACCGTTGCCGATAGCGGAGACGTCGTGGTGCAGGAGGCGAAAAACGGGCGGATGCTCGACGAGCAGGCGACGCTCGCGAACCTCGAAGGGGCGCTCCAGAACATGAGCGGCCGGGTGCCGCTGGCCGAGGGGCCGGCACCCGAGCCCGAGATCACGACCGCCGAGATCCAGAAGAGCAAGCCCGAGCAGGTCATAGGCGAGTACCAGACGGACTTTCGCTGGGACTCCAACCCCAACCGCAAAGAGAACATGAAGCTCGCGGCGGGCGCCGTGGACAACACGGTCGTCAAGCCCGGCGAAGTCTTCTCCTTCAACGAGTTGGCGGCGGAGCTCGACTACAAAGAGGCCAAGACCTTCTCCAACGGCGGCGTCGGCATCGACAACGGCGGCGGGCTCTGCCAGGTCTCCTCGACGCTTTACATGGCGGCCCAGTACGCCGGGCTCGAGATCGTCGAGCGAGAACCACACTATGCTGTTTTGCCCTACATCAAGCCCGGATTCGACGCAACGGTGTGGTTCGGTGACGAGTACGGCAATGGGGCCATCGACGTGCGGTTCAAGAACACCACGGAGGCCCCGATCCTCATCCGCGAGTGGGTGGACGACGAGGGCTTCTTGAACGCCCAGATCCTCGGCCAGCCCACGGGCAAGAAGGTCCAGATGACTACCGAGAAAATCTTCGAGGACACAACCCGCGGTATCCGGTGGGACACGTACAAGAAGGTGACCGAGAACGGCGAGGTTACCTACGACGACATGATCCACACCTACACCTACTCGTACAACCCGCCCCCGCCGGAGGACGGGCCTCACTACGACACCTCGGCCCCGCGGGTGGCCGGCTGGGACGACCCCGGCAACACCACCGGCTGGGCCGAAGTTCCAGAGTGA
- a CDS encoding sortase, whose product MAGVVLIAVAIAAVLLQLRAPESGAATTAPADRPLTERSLKLTVPAMERVREVPVFDAADDDESALRRGVLHSEDTGMPWEAGANVYIAGHRLGYPRTRSFLVFWDLNVLKRGDRVILENSDGTRYLYEVFDKRVVPPDRTSVKEPVEGKSIVSLQTCTLPDYSRRLVVRAELVKERPAGERGRREQA is encoded by the coding sequence TTGGCGGGGGTCGTCCTCATCGCCGTCGCCATCGCCGCCGTGCTTCTCCAGCTGAGGGCCCCGGAGAGCGGCGCCGCCACCACCGCCCCCGCGGACCGGCCCCTGACGGAGCGGTCCCTGAAGCTCACGGTCCCCGCCATGGAGAGGGTTCGGGAGGTGCCGGTCTTCGACGCGGCTGACGACGACGAGTCGGCCCTGAGGCGTGGCGTGCTCCACTCCGAGGACACGGGCATGCCCTGGGAAGCGGGTGCCAACGTCTACATCGCGGGCCATCGATTAGGCTACCCGCGCACCAGAAGCTTCCTCGTCTTCTGGGACCTGAACGTCCTGAAGCGTGGTGACAGGGTGATCCTCGAAAACTCCGACGGCACGCGTTACCTCTACGAGGTATTCGACAAGAGAGTCGTGCCGCCCGACCGGACCTCCGTCAAGGAGCCGGTCGAAGGCAAGAGCATAGTGAGCCTCCAGACCTGCACACTGCCGGATTACTCCAGGCGCCTCGTCGTGCGGGCGGAACTCGTGAAGGAGCGTCCGGCTGGCGAGAGAGGAAGGAGAGAGCAAGCATGA
- a CDS encoding rhodanese-like domain-containing protein yields the protein MPFVIAFALLVFGCGTPDTPSAGSEGGSGGDGVARNTAGSSASGAGEKVAVADGSYTRLSPEELRDALRGGDLLLVNTHVPFAGDITGTDLSIPYDEIEGNLERLPADKGARIAVYCRSGSMSASAAETLVGLGYENVWDLAGGMEAWEAAGFRLEGA from the coding sequence TTGCCCTTCGTTATCGCCTTCGCGCTCCTCGTCTTCGGGTGCGGGACCCCCGACACCCCGTCCGCCGGATCCGAAGGCGGGAGCGGCGGAGACGGCGTCGCCCGGAATACCGCCGGGAGTTCCGCAAGCGGGGCGGGGGAGAAGGTGGCGGTCGCTGATGGATCCTATACTCGCCTCTCGCCGGAGGAGTTGAGGGACGCGTTGCGGGGCGGGGACCTCCTGCTCGTGAACACTCACGTGCCTTTCGCGGGCGACATTACCGGCACGGACCTCTCCATTCCGTACGACGAGATAGAGGGGAACCTCGAGCGCCTCCCCGCCGATAAGGGCGCCAGGATCGCGGTCTACTGCCGCAGCGGGTCGATGAGCGCCTCCGCCGCGGAGACGCTGGTCGGGCTCGGCTACGAGAACGTGTGGGACCTTGCGGGGGGCATGGAGGCCTGGGAGGCGGCCGGCTTCCGACTCGAAGGGGCGTGA
- a CDS encoding anti-sigma factor family protein, whose protein sequence is MDGPRPEKPRQGRHVVADDRFRQLLVLYVLGELAAEDERSLERHARRCPDCQKDLAGLRETDCLLRRWAASAREAPPRRLLWRNKRGDEQHEH, encoded by the coding sequence GTGGACGGCCCGAGACCGGAGAAGCCCCGGCAGGGGAGACACGTCGTGGCTGACGACCGTTTCCGGCAGCTCCTGGTCCTCTACGTGCTCGGGGAGCTGGCGGCCGAGGATGAGCGTTCGCTGGAGCGCCATGCGCGGCGATGCCCCGACTGCCAAAAGGATCTCGCGGGGCTTCGGGAAACAGATTGCCTCCTCCGAAGGTGGGCTGCCTCCGCCCGCGAGGCGCCGCCTAGGCGTCTCCTGTGGCGCAATAAGAGGGGAGATGAGCAGCACGAACATTGA
- a CDS encoding class E sortase, with the protein MRVKRLFLIFAVFVAAAALSACGAAGSADNSGGAGQASGGQGSQRQETPEQAEKQPEDKKMTEEAKDQQVAPEVGTGGDAENEGNKLEPAKDKTLRLTVPKMAEIKNDEIPTGKGTNEALLRDNAAIRLPYTGFPWQEEANIYIAGHRIGFPGTNSDLAFYDLDKVGNGDKVYVEDSDGRRYTYEVFEKKIVEPTDLSVLKRVEGKNILTLQTCTLPDYTKRLIVKAELKGIEGA; encoded by the coding sequence GTGCGCGTAAAGAGATTGTTTTTGATCTTCGCGGTATTCGTTGCGGCGGCGGCACTGTCGGCCTGCGGCGCCGCGGGCTCCGCAGATAACTCCGGTGGTGCCGGACAGGCTTCAGGAGGACAGGGTTCCCAGAGACAGGAGACCCCGGAGCAGGCCGAGAAGCAGCCCGAAGATAAGAAGATGACCGAGGAGGCCAAGGACCAGCAGGTCGCGCCCGAGGTAGGCACCGGCGGCGATGCGGAGAACGAGGGCAACAAGCTGGAGCCGGCCAAGGATAAGACCCTCAGGCTCACCGTGCCGAAGATGGCGGAGATCAAGAACGACGAGATCCCCACCGGCAAGGGCACAAACGAGGCGTTGCTCCGCGACAACGCGGCCATCCGGCTCCCTTACACGGGCTTCCCGTGGCAGGAGGAGGCAAACATCTACATCGCCGGCCACCGCATCGGCTTCCCCGGCACCAACAGCGACCTCGCTTTCTACGATCTGGACAAGGTGGGCAACGGTGACAAGGTCTACGTGGAGGACTCCGACGGCAGGCGCTACACCTACGAGGTCTTCGAGAAGAAGATCGTGGAGCCCACCGACCTCTCCGTCCTCAAGCGCGTGGAGGGCAAGAACATCCTCACGCTCCAGACCTGCACGCTGCCCGACTACACCAAGCGCCTGATCGTGAAGGCCGAGCTTAAGGGTATCGAGGGGGCTTAG
- a CDS encoding class E sortase — MSNARGLVSGFVGLAMLVAGVALIGYFFLGLAAGDTATNSDDPSGFNVPRLETGGETSGSAAADGGTGPEDKTLKLTVPGMARIEDDEIPSTDGGDEASLKKYAAIHLEGTGFPWQEDANVYIAGHRLGYPNTESWLTFWDLDKLEDGDRIFLTDADGTEYTYEVFRESVVPPTDLSVTRPVPGKSVVTLQTCTLPDYSRRLIVQAELVEKTAVGAKGARQAAGELGQA, encoded by the coding sequence GTGTCGAACGCGAGAGGCCTGGTGTCCGGGTTTGTGGGGCTGGCCATGCTCGTGGCCGGCGTGGCCCTCATAGGGTATTTCTTTCTGGGACTGGCAGCCGGCGACACTGCCACGAACAGCGATGACCCGAGCGGCTTCAACGTCCCCAGGCTGGAGACCGGGGGAGAGACCTCGGGGAGCGCCGCGGCAGACGGTGGAACGGGTCCCGAGGACAAGACCCTCAAGCTCACCGTCCCCGGGATGGCCAGGATCGAAGACGATGAGATCCCGAGCACCGACGGCGGTGACGAAGCGTCCCTGAAGAAGTACGCCGCCATTCACCTCGAAGGCACGGGGTTTCCGTGGCAGGAGGACGCCAACGTCTACATCGCCGGACACCGCCTCGGCTACCCGAACACCGAGAGCTGGCTCACGTTCTGGGACCTCGACAAGCTGGAAGACGGCGACCGGATCTTCCTCACGGATGCCGATGGAACGGAGTACACCTACGAGGTTTTCAGGGAGTCGGTCGTCCCACCCACGGACCTCTCGGTGACCAGGCCCGTACCCGGCAAGAGCGTCGTCACGCTGCAGACTTGCACGCTGCCGGACTACTCTAGGCGCCTCATCGTGCAGGCGGAGCTCGTCGAGAAGACCGCGGTCGGCGCGAAAGGCGCGCGGCAAGCGGCCGGGGAGTTGGGACAGGCGTGA
- a CDS encoding GNAT family N-acetyltransferase: MKSPHATALVAVEDREANVVGFLLGSLNAAGHRSYVLRRHGLRIAGQALVNAVRGSKAGGGQGAYPTRAVPDDLNPGIWSPDRIYGRGVRMGSLACVVVDRYWRGLGVGTALVRAYEIQARRAGLKEVSAPVHGRDPDSLRFLARLGWRDPGTATAGTPTRDEGERILAESAKALSIRRLPGEPPCG, encoded by the coding sequence TTGAAGAGTCCCCACGCCACGGCGCTCGTGGCCGTGGAGGACCGCGAGGCGAACGTCGTAGGGTTCTTGCTGGGTTCGCTGAATGCGGCGGGCCACCGCTCGTATGTGCTCCGGCGTCACGGTCTGCGCATCGCGGGACAGGCACTCGTCAACGCGGTCCGCGGCTCGAAGGCAGGCGGGGGGCAGGGCGCGTACCCGACTCGCGCGGTGCCGGATGACCTGAACCCGGGGATCTGGTCGCCAGACCGTATATACGGACGCGGAGTGCGTATGGGCAGCCTGGCGTGTGTGGTGGTGGACCGTTATTGGCGAGGACTCGGTGTCGGCACCGCCCTGGTGCGGGCATACGAGATCCAGGCCCGCAGGGCCGGACTCAAAGAGGTGTCCGCCCCGGTGCATGGTCGGGATCCCGACTCCCTGCGGTTCCTCGCGCGGCTGGGGTGGCGCGACCCGGGTACGGCCACAGCGGGAACCCCGACGAGGGACGAAGGTGAGAGGATCCTCGCGGAGAGTGCGAAGGCACTCTCCATCCGACGTCTCCCTGGAGAGCCGCCGTGCGGATGA
- a CDS encoding GNAT family N-acetyltransferase produces MRATVRPLRGADLLRGTDRLRTLVYPEYPEAHEPRRHAAVWDWLARHPLAAEMHRWVAVAENGEVVGHLAAVPQHYRILGTRVVAHTPADFQILPGYGFYALSLMRRFFGVAENCVCVDQVAEAIAIEERMGAEKAGRLHYAAKGLDFSRPTRVPAPLRPAMKVPTLGLRAVDRALGAAFGRGPAVEPLFGFGGGSGKLFDGLSEEVSAEVPCAVEKDAAFLKWRYGPGSPPNPVTVLGAVEGGDLLGYAVLWVNEEGGDGYLLDLTTRPRRRDAARSLLREAVRFFARAGAYIVRYRFAESPTSPRPEDLRRLGFFFREGRRHTMLVRFADPDLHVTALDVANWSYSAGDGEATFWAGRPVGSRNGSARMG; encoded by the coding sequence GTGAGGGCCACCGTCAGGCCGCTCCGGGGCGCGGATCTCCTGCGGGGTACGGACAGGCTACGCACGCTCGTCTACCCTGAGTATCCGGAAGCCCACGAACCGCGACGGCACGCCGCCGTCTGGGATTGGCTGGCGAGACACCCGCTTGCCGCGGAGATGCACCGGTGGGTCGCGGTCGCGGAGAACGGTGAGGTTGTCGGGCACCTCGCGGCCGTTCCCCAGCACTACCGGATACTCGGCACGCGCGTCGTCGCCCACACGCCCGCGGATTTCCAGATCCTGCCGGGGTACGGCTTCTACGCCCTCTCGCTCATGCGCCGCTTCTTCGGCGTGGCCGAGAACTGCGTGTGCGTGGACCAGGTCGCGGAGGCCATCGCGATCGAGGAGCGGATGGGGGCCGAGAAGGCGGGGAGACTGCACTACGCGGCCAAGGGGCTAGACTTCTCCCGGCCCACGAGGGTCCCCGCCCCGCTCAGGCCCGCGATGAAAGTGCCGACCTTGGGACTCAGGGCCGTGGATCGGGCCCTCGGGGCCGCCTTCGGGCGGGGGCCGGCCGTCGAGCCTTTGTTCGGTTTCGGGGGCGGCTCCGGCAAGCTCTTCGACGGGCTCTCCGAGGAGGTGTCCGCCGAGGTTCCGTGTGCGGTGGAGAAAGACGCGGCATTCCTGAAATGGCGCTACGGTCCGGGCTCGCCCCCCAACCCGGTGACCGTCCTGGGCGCCGTGGAGGGCGGGGATCTTCTCGGCTACGCCGTGCTCTGGGTGAATGAGGAAGGCGGCGACGGTTACCTGCTCGACCTCACGACGCGCCCCAGGCGCCGGGATGCGGCCCGCTCCCTGCTGCGCGAGGCGGTCCGCTTCTTCGCGCGGGCGGGGGCGTACATCGTCAGGTACCGCTTCGCCGAGTCGCCCACCTCCCCCCGCCCGGAGGACCTCCGGCGCCTGGGGTTCTTTTTCCGGGAGGGCAGGCGGCACACGATGCTGGTCAGGTTCGCTGACCCGGACCTGCACGTGACGGCCCTGGACGTCGCCAACTGGTCCTACAGCGCTGGCGACGGCGAGGCGACCTTCTGGGCCGGGCGGCCGGTGGGTTCCCGCAACGGTTCGGCGCGCATGGGTTAG
- a CDS encoding DUF305 domain-containing protein, which produces MERHRKLAMPVLLTVAALTLGACGGQGSGSDGQQQGDGGGMQGMNHGNNSGGQQETTVASGGESTGGMPGGTTMMGAGETTGMQGMEGMDHGQMGAGGMAAMSREMVMENGEYSDRAFIDSMVPHHRGAVDMAEVALDNAEHDEIRNLAEDIVGAQEAEIKELGEIRKREFGSAESSEEMSDMDMQMMGMTDPQELANKRPFDKAFIDAMIPHHRSAIAMAKVALKESDNSEIKGIARDIVEAQRREIGQMEGWREQWYGQS; this is translated from the coding sequence TTGGAGAGGCACAGAAAGCTTGCCATGCCCGTGCTCTTGACCGTGGCGGCGCTTACGCTGGGCGCGTGCGGGGGACAGGGCTCAGGCTCCGACGGCCAGCAGCAGGGCGATGGCGGGGGCATGCAGGGCATGAACCACGGCAACAACAGTGGCGGCCAGCAGGAAACGACCGTCGCGTCCGGTGGAGAGTCCACCGGCGGCATGCCCGGCGGCACCACGATGATGGGCGCGGGGGAGACGACCGGCATGCAAGGCATGGAAGGCATGGATCACGGCCAGATGGGCGCAGGAGGCATGGCGGCGATGTCGCGGGAGATGGTCATGGAGAACGGCGAGTACTCCGACCGGGCTTTCATCGATTCGATGGTTCCTCACCACCGGGGCGCCGTCGACATGGCCGAGGTCGCCCTCGACAACGCCGAGCACGACGAGATAAGGAACCTCGCCGAGGACATCGTCGGCGCCCAGGAGGCCGAGATAAAGGAGCTCGGCGAGATCCGAAAGCGGGAGTTCGGTTCGGCCGAGTCCTCAGAAGAGATGTCCGACATGGACATGCAGATGATGGGCATGACCGACCCGCAAGAGCTCGCTAACAAAAGGCCCTTCGACAAGGCCTTCATAGACGCCATGATCCCGCACCACCGCTCCGCCATAGCGATGGCGAAGGTCGCCCTCAAGGAGAGCGACAACTCTGAGATAAAGGGGATCGCCCGCGACATCGTGGAAGCCCAGAGGCGCGAAATAGGGCAGATGGAAGGATGGCGCGAGCAGTGGTACGGGCAGAGCTGA
- a CDS encoding ABC transporter ATP-binding protein yields the protein MEITIERLTKVYGGKVKALDSVDLEIPTGMFGLLGPNGAGKTTLMRILAGILRPTSGSARVGGNDLSTEAGRLAVKRALGYLPQELGLYPDLSAHEFLDYIGILKGLEDKQTRRRRIEELLDVVGLRDVSKRKLKGFSGGMKRRVGIAQALLNDPRLLIVDEPTAGLDPEERIRFRNLLSDLGGNRTVLLSTHIVEDVAQTSRNLAVMNKGTVLYQGTAADLIRASQDKVWTIETEGPKPDGGLTVVSTLHLGDSVQYRVVGEPSANLNAKPTPPSLEDGYVWLMRENRVVEAA from the coding sequence ATGGAAATAACTATCGAAAGGCTGACCAAAGTCTATGGCGGCAAGGTGAAGGCGCTCGACAGCGTGGACCTGGAGATCCCCACCGGCATGTTCGGGCTTCTGGGACCGAACGGAGCGGGCAAGACCACCCTGATGCGTATACTGGCCGGCATCCTCAGGCCCACCTCCGGTTCGGCGCGCGTCGGCGGCAACGACCTCTCGACCGAAGCGGGACGGCTGGCCGTCAAGAGGGCGCTGGGGTACCTGCCACAGGAGCTCGGGCTCTACCCGGACCTCTCGGCCCACGAGTTCCTGGATTACATAGGTATCTTGAAAGGATTGGAGGATAAGCAAACCCGACGCCGGCGGATCGAGGAACTCCTGGACGTAGTGGGCTTGAGAGACGTCAGCAAACGAAAGCTAAAAGGCTTCTCGGGCGGGATGAAGCGGCGGGTGGGGATCGCGCAGGCTCTGTTAAACGACCCGCGATTACTAATCGTGGACGAGCCGACGGCGGGCCTCGATCCCGAGGAGCGCATCCGCTTTCGGAACCTCCTCTCGGATCTGGGCGGCAACCGGACGGTGCTTCTCAGCACCCACATAGTCGAGGACGTCGCCCAGACCAGCCGCAACCTGGCGGTGATGAACAAGGGGACGGTGCTCTACCAGGGGACGGCCGCTGACCTGATCCGGGCATCACAGGATAAGGTGTGGACGATAGAGACCGAAGGTCCAAAGCCGGACGGTGGGCTCACCGTTGTCTCTACGCTGCACCTCGGAGATTCCGTGCAGTACCGCGTTGTGGGAGAACCTTCTGCAAACCTCAACGCGAAGCCCACCCCCCCCAGCCTGGAGGACGGATACGTGTGGCTGATGCGCGAGAATCGGGTGGTAGAGGCAGCCTGA
- the lgt gene encoding prolipoprotein diacylglyceryl transferase, producing MILASLPSPPSPIMFEAGPFALRYYGLCIALGIVVATWLSGRELVRKGYEGELALDSLFFIIPPGFIGARAYHVITDYDLYAGDPWPGVVAVWNGGLGIYGGVIGGFIGLLVFCRIRGISPLAFADAVAPGLVLAQAIGRWGNYFNQELFGRPSELPWAIRISPENRPDGFADAATFHPTFLYESIWNALVCLVLLWVGRRFAGWLKDGDVFLLYVSLYSTGRLFMELLRIDPAFLIGGAIRGNLLVATVLALGFAMVLMLRHSRPAGGARPENPERGPGN from the coding sequence TTGATTCTGGCCTCCCTGCCGAGCCCGCCGTCCCCGATCATGTTCGAGGCGGGGCCCTTCGCCCTTCGCTACTACGGCCTCTGCATAGCCCTCGGCATCGTCGTCGCCACCTGGCTCTCGGGCCGGGAGCTCGTCCGCAAGGGCTACGAGGGCGAGCTCGCCCTCGACTCCCTGTTCTTCATAATACCGCCCGGTTTCATAGGTGCTAGGGCCTACCACGTCATCACCGACTACGACCTCTACGCCGGCGACCCCTGGCCCGGCGTCGTCGCCGTGTGGAACGGGGGACTCGGCATCTACGGGGGCGTGATCGGGGGCTTCATAGGCCTACTCGTCTTCTGCCGCATCAGGGGTATCAGCCCGCTGGCCTTCGCCGACGCCGTGGCCCCGGGCCTCGTGCTCGCCCAGGCCATAGGACGGTGGGGCAACTACTTCAACCAGGAGCTCTTCGGCAGGCCGTCCGAGCTTCCGTGGGCCATAAGGATCTCCCCGGAGAACAGGCCGGACGGGTTCGCCGACGCCGCTACTTTTCACCCGACTTTCCTCTACGAGAGCATCTGGAACGCGCTCGTGTGCCTGGTGCTGCTCTGGGTCGGACGCCGCTTCGCCGGATGGCTCAAGGACGGGGACGTGTTCCTGCTCTACGTCAGCCTGTATTCGACGGGGCGTTTGTTTATGGAGCTCTTGAGGATCGACCCGGCGTTCCTGATCGGTGGCGCCATACGCGGCAACCTGCTCGTCGCCACGGTGCTCGCGCTCGGCTTCGCGATGGTCTTGATGCTTCGCCATTCCAGGCCGGCCGGGGGCGCCAGGCCCGAGAATCCCGAACGGGGTCCCGGGAATTGA
- a CDS encoding sulfatase family protein, with protein MTADGAEKADNEGPAGFGTAKDADRPNVVLILTDDLAYDDLSPAMLEQMPNLRRELVEGGTTFENSFVTNSLCCPSRATTLRGQYAHNHQVLSNGPPLGGAEKFRFLGHEDSTFATWLQEDGYRTAFFGKYLNGYYGDLVPPGWDEWYGINGNFLSNSLNENGVTIGYDPDRYHLDDVLSDKASDYVERTAGADPPFFTTDRPFLMWLGTKAPHQPATPAPRHADELKDLELPRSPSFNEEDVRDKPRWVQDNQPLGPDQVAYMQELHRKRLQSMLAVDDMVGDLTDSLRRSGELDNTYIFFTSDNGFHLGQHRLGAGKWTAYEEDIRVPLMVRGPGVPEGKKLPHMVLNNDLAPTFTDLAGVDPPDFVDGRSLAPLLDETPTPEEDWRQRFLVEAVAERGNVPRPPFVDESQVAPALTGDPLPNDWRKTSSGRADSSEEWGRPWLKALRTENYLYVFYRTGERELYDLRKDPYQLDNIYDSAPEKLTRWLEAKLAVLNQCETDNCRAAEGGRPETGEAPAGETRRG; from the coding sequence GTGACGGCAGACGGAGCCGAAAAGGCGGACAACGAAGGACCGGCGGGCTTCGGAACGGCGAAAGATGCCGACCGCCCGAACGTGGTCCTGATCCTCACCGACGACCTCGCTTACGATGACCTCTCCCCGGCCATGCTGGAGCAGATGCCGAACCTGAGGAGGGAACTGGTCGAGGGGGGCACGACCTTCGAGAACTCCTTCGTTACGAACTCGCTGTGCTGCCCGAGCCGGGCTACGACCCTGCGCGGCCAGTACGCCCACAACCACCAGGTACTCTCCAACGGGCCGCCGCTAGGGGGTGCCGAGAAGTTCCGGTTCCTGGGCCATGAGGACTCCACCTTCGCAACCTGGCTGCAAGAGGACGGTTACCGAACGGCCTTCTTCGGCAAATACCTAAACGGGTACTACGGCGACCTCGTCCCGCCCGGCTGGGACGAGTGGTACGGGATAAACGGCAACTTCCTGAGCAACAGCCTCAACGAGAACGGCGTCACGATCGGCTACGATCCCGACCGCTACCACCTCGACGACGTCCTATCGGACAAGGCCTCGGACTACGTCGAGCGCACCGCTGGCGCCGACCCGCCGTTCTTCACCACCGACCGCCCGTTCTTGATGTGGCTCGGCACGAAGGCCCCCCACCAGCCCGCCACCCCTGCCCCCCGTCACGCGGACGAGCTGAAGGACCTCGAGCTCCCGAGGTCGCCCTCCTTCAACGAGGAAGACGTCAGGGACAAGCCCCGCTGGGTGCAGGACAATCAACCTCTTGGTCCGGACCAGGTAGCCTACATGCAGGAGCTCCACCGCAAACGTCTCCAGTCCATGCTCGCCGTGGACGACATGGTGGGGGACCTCACGGACTCGTTGCGCCGAAGCGGGGAACTAGACAACACCTACATCTTCTTCACCTCAGACAACGGCTTCCACCTCGGCCAGCACAGGCTCGGCGCGGGCAAGTGGACGGCCTACGAGGAGGACATCAGGGTTCCCCTGATGGTGCGCGGCCCCGGCGTGCCCGAGGGCAAGAAGCTCCCCCACATGGTCCTCAACAACGACCTCGCGCCGACTTTCACCGACCTCGCCGGGGTCGACCCCCCGGACTTCGTGGACGGCCGCTCGCTGGCGCCCCTGCTGGACGAGACCCCGACCCCCGAAGAAGACTGGCGACAAAGGTTCCTCGTCGAGGCGGTGGCCGAGAGGGGTAACGTGCCCAGGCCCCCGTTCGTCGACGAGAGCCAGGTGGCGCCGGCGCTCACCGGCGACCCTTTGCCGAACGACTGGCGCAAGACCTCCTCCGGCAGGGCCGATTCGAGCGAGGAGTGGGGTCGCCCCTGGCTGAAAGCCCTCAGAACCGAAAACTACCTCTACGTCTTCTACAGGACGGGCGAGAGAGAACTCTACGACCTCAGAAAAGACCCCTACCAGCTCGACAACATCTACGATTCCGCCCCCGAGAAACTAACCCGCTGGCTGGAAGCCAAACTCGCCGTCCTGAACCAGTGCGAGACGGACAACTGCCGCGCCGCCGAGGGTGGACGGCCCGAGACCGGAGAAGCCCCGGCAGGGGAGACACGTCGTGGCTGA